The following coding sequences are from one Xiphophorus couchianus chromosome 22, X_couchianus-1.0, whole genome shotgun sequence window:
- the kif20ba gene encoding kinesin-like protein KIF20B isoform X13 — protein MTDSCLNQTDLRRLAEDGKNKLSAEFIPSPELPHSCMEDKEHLQVYLRIRPLTSAERSNGESQDCVAMETPDTVLLKPPSLSLLARLSSDKSLPQTGQRFQFSRVYGPETTQSELFEGTVKDLVKNVLEGENSLIFTYGITNSGKTFTFLGPDSEAEAGILPRALHLIFSSIGDNVFQGLSVKPHRCREFLALSRQQQADEALFKNSLLKQLRENEKSSSSLQNATSKTWFEAVCRVLEGLLSAGSTAPQPSTAAQDRIILDVKPNTKFSVWVSFCEIYNENILDLLEVAQSGALRRPALRLAQDANSNSYVKDLRWVQVSSAEEAFRVVKLGRRNQSFSSTRLNQLSSRSHSIFSIRILSVEDSDPPRVHTISELCLCDLAGSERCAKTQNKGERLKEAGNINASLLSLGKCIKALRYNQQAKLLQHIPFRESKLTHYLQGFFCGRGRACMIVNINQCASMYDETLNVLKFSAVAQKVVVLISRPLPAVASCSDSSSFRASGRRSAGWETSLEDVLEDEEEEEEEEEDSVMEDTMDQTTNGGEEEEVINKGMHEQQVALLRQLQVQLKMERSENLLLEARVREEISREFSELFSDMQKDYDERLVREREILEERGERRLEIFKNLVKNLSSAGCSSDSVTMDRFLSCQASELPGASHFSLGSGPTEKKPEDDQNHEHRADEAEEKKWLLLQLQEKSVQVAQLEQQLEDLKKKTELGSQNSSDRGKDKDQLQEALTALQKEQTKREELMAALEYQTLGKEEALASLQEERRAREEVQSALEESRRQQQEPRVAEQVEVQTAVHLQPAVEELEEKIQDQSYQIHVLTEELQQLKQLHTPVFSYSDGVDIQLWKEVSELSKRLEEEKKRSETKQKLIQQLDEERKQREAAIEQQVRELQRKLEEQEELRVQLESQREASNQEAEQLHLKLRLQQEAAEKLRDDLREAELHSNTASTSAEDLHRVNSDLRKEITSLKEEASSEMEQMRREKDRQLEEKLAEMERRSAEREAELLEELQEAERKVAALQENLHQSEQKVATLQEAEQKVATLQENLHQSEQKVATLLKNLHQSEQKVATLQEAEQKVATLQENLHQSEQKVATLQENLHQSEQKVVTLQETLHQSEQKVATLQENLHQSEQKVVNLQETLHQSEQKVATLQEAERKIATLQENLQESQQLAVTLQRKLQEVEQQVATLQEKLQETERREEEKNLAAQEVRRKEVERRQELLAVAHEALAEKDAELEKKAGEISRLKLEAQEEAQQVKSLRLELQRKEDDSSDLREKLADYRKQVQQVQKEVSAMRAEETALKQKLSDSEKTKKQLQSDLSSRDRTIQQLRAEQQDSKAAQLYQEACKELQAKQQVMEDMRLALTEQEETQQQMEQVLDDKMRLMQELSAEVEKLKGKLLEQNRGSGRPSDDLGLARDEASRAQQSLKVLTEKQQAERRKWQEEKLSLIGQAKEAEDKRNQEMRKFAEDRERYCRQQSLLESRLEEKEAAMESWRAERDTLVAALEVQLQKLLASQADKDKLIKELQQQSAASPAGANGGRRSLRVAELQAALVEKEAEIERLKENLQKNTAEQSDSSALAKKAKAEPLQPERRETRSSASSRGSSGFPSVLESSEVSTETGRTSRFPRPELEISFSPLQPNRLALRRQGDDSAVTVKISRTGRKRKSGEMEKSHIFRRTKRRTARQEEVETENRRNTRTKLTPKLSPRTEESATSQSSLRSRKDGTLQKIGDFLQRSPTVLGSGAKKMMSLVSGRVDAQSASSSSSSSSPLRLTTKRSRKKLYRPEISCPMEMPSHPIINQETKDGDGSQQIKLRLRSRVAKC, from the exons ATGACTGACTCCTGCCTGAACCAGACTGACCTACGAAGACTCGCTGAAGATGGGAAAAATAAACTCTCAGCAGAGTTCATCCCCTCACCAGAACTACCG cATTCCTGCATGGAGGATAAAGAACACCTGCAGGTTTACCTCAGAATCCGACCCTTGACCTCAGCAGAAAGAAGCAATGGAGAGTCACAG gactgtgttgccatggaaaccccAGATACGGTTCTCCTGAAGCCTCCCAGTCTGTCCCTTTTGGCCCGGCTCAGCAGTGATAAATCCCTTCCTCAGACCGGCCAGCGCTTCCAGTTCTCCAGG GTTTACGGCCCAGAAACGACACAAAGTGAGCTGTTTGAAGGCACCGTCAAAGATCTGGTCAAAAATGTCCTGGAAGGAGAAAACTCTCTGATTTTCACCTATGGAATCACCAACTCTGGGAAGACCTTCACGTTCCTCG GTCCCGACTCTGAAGCTGAAGCTGGAATCCTGCCCCGGGCGCTGCACCTCATCTTCAGCAGCATCGGTGACAATGTGTTCCAGGGCCTGAGCGTCAAGCCGCACCGCTGCAGGGAGTTCCTGGCTCTGAGCCGCCAGCAGCAGGCCGACGAGGCGCTGTTCAAGAACAGCCTGCTCAAACAACTCAGAGAG aatgagaagagcagcagcagcctgcagAACGCGACCAGCAAGACTTGGTTTGAAG ctgtcTGTAGGGTTTTAGAAGGTCTGTTGTCTGCAGGCTCCACGGCGCCGCAGCCCAGTACTGCAGCCCAAGACAGAATCATCCTGGACGTCAAACCCAACACCAAGTTCTCCGTCTGGGTCTCCTTCTGTGAGATCTACAACGAGAACATCCTCGACCTCCTGGAGGTGGCACAGAGCGGGGCGCTGCGCAGGCCGGCTCTGCGGCTGGCACAGGACGCCAACAGCAACTCCTACGTGAAAG ATCTACGCTGGGTCCAGGTGAGCAGTGCTGAGGAGGCGTTCAGAGTGGTGAAACTGGGCCGGAGGAACCAGAGCTTCTCCTCCACCCGCCTCAACCAACTCTCCAGCAGGAG TCACAGCATCTTCTCCATCCGGATTCTGAGCGTAGAGGACAGCGACCCGCCCAGAGTCCACACCATCAGCGA GTTGTGTCTGTGTGACCTGGCTGGCTCCGAGCGATGTGCCAAGACTCAGAACAAAGGAGAGCGCCTGAAGGAGGCAGGAAACATCAACGCCTCACTGCTCAGCTTGGGGAAGTGCATCAAAGCTCTACGCTACAACCAGCAGGCCAA GCTGCTGCAGCACATTCCCTTCAGGGAGAGCAAGCTCACACACTACCTGCAGGGCTTCTTCTGCGGCCGGGGCAGAGCCTGCATGATTGTCAACATCAACCAGTGCGCCTCCATGTACGACGAGACCCTCAACGTCCTCAAGTTCTCCGCCGTGGCCCAGAAG GTGGTCGTCCTGATCTCCAGGCCGCTCCCTGCCGTCGCGTCCTGCAGTGACTCCTCCTCCTTCAGAGCCTCAGGGAGGAGGAGCGCCGGCTGGGAGACCAGTCTGGAGGACGTTctggaggatgaggaggaggaggaggaggaagaagaagacagtGTCATGGAGGACACTATGGATCAGACGACCAacggaggagaagaagaggaagtcATCAACAAAGGGATGCATGAG cagcaggtggcGCTGTTGAGGCAACTGCAGGTCCAGCTGAAGATGGAGCGCTCGGAGAACCTGCTGCTGGAGGCCCGGGTCAGAGAGGAGATCAGTCGCGAGTTCTCAGAGCTGTTCTCCGACATGCAGAAGGACTACGA tgagCGCCTGGTCAGGGAGAGGGAGATCCTGGAGGAGCGAGGTGAAAGGAGGCTGGAGATCTTCAAGAACCTGGTCAAGAACTTGTCCTCAGCTGGCTGCAGCTCGGACTCGGTCACCATG GACAGATTTCTGAGCTGTCAGGCCTCTGAGCTGCCAGGTGCATCTCACTTCAGCCTCGGATCCGGACCGACTGAAAAGAAACCTGAAGACGATCAGAACCACGAGCACAGAG ctgatgaagcagaagaaaagaaatggctTCTTCTTCAGCTCCAGGAAAAGTCAGTGCAGGTGGCCCAGttggagcagcagctggaggacctgaagaagaagacagaacTGGGCTCACAGAACAGCTCTGATCGAGGCAAAGATAAAGATCAGCTCCAG GAAGCTCTGACTGCGCTTCAGAAGGAGCAGACGAAGAGAGAGGAGCTGATGGCTGCGCTGGAGTACCAGACTCTGGGGAAGGAGGAGGCGCTGGCCTCCCTCCAGGAGGAGCGCAGAGCCAGGGAGGAGGTGCAGTCTGCTCTGGAGGAGAGCcggcggcagcagcaggagcCCCGAGTGGCGGAGCAGGTGGAGGTGCAGACTGCAGTCCACCTGCAGCCTgctgtggaggagctggaggagaagatCCAGGATCAGTCCTACCAGATCCACGTCCTcacagaggagctgcagcagctaaaGCAGCTGCACACGCCTGTTTTCTCTTACTCTGACGGCGTCGACATCCAGCTGTGGAAGGAAGTCTCTGAGCTCAGCAagaggctggaggaggagaagaagaggagcgAGACGAAGCAGAAACTCATCCAGCAGCTggatgaggagaggaaacaaagAGAGGCCGCAATAGAGCAGCAGGTCAGagagctgcagaggaagctTGAGGAGCAGGAAGAACTGCGAGTCCAGCTGGAATCCCAACGGGAAGCGTCCAATCAGGAAGCAGAGCAGCTGCATCTGAAGCTCAGActgcagcaggaagctgcagagaaactgagAGACGACCTGAGAGAAGCTGAGCTCCACAGCAACACCGCCTCAACCAGCGCTGAAGACCTGCACAGGGTGAACTCTGACCTCCGGAAGGAGATCACGTCCCTGAAGGAAGAGGCTTCCTCTGAGATGGAGCAGATGAGACGAGAGAAGGACCggcagctggaggagaagcTGGCTGAGATGGAGAGAAGATCTGCTGAGAGGGAAgcagagctgctggaggagctgcaggaagcAGAGCGAAAGGTCGCAGCCCTGCAGGAGAACCTGCATCAGTCAGAGCAAAAGGTTGCGACCCTGCAGGAAGCAGAGCAAAAGGTCGCGACCCTGCAGGAGAACCTGCATCAGTCAGAGCAAAAGGTTGCGACCCTGCTGAAGAATCTGCATCAGTCAGAGCAAAAGGTTGCGACCCTGCAGGAAGCAGAGCAAAAGGTCGCGACCCTGCAGGAGAACCTGCATCAGTCAGAGCAAAAG GTCGCGACCCTGCAGGAGAACCTGCATCAGTCAGAGCAAAAGGTCGTGACCCTGCAGGAGACCCTGCATCAGTCAGAGCAAAAG GTCGCGACCCTGCAGGAGAACCTGCATCAGTCAGAGCAAAAGGTTGTGAACCTGCAGGAGACCCTGCATCAGTCAGAGCAAAAGGTCGCAACCCTGCAGGAGGCAGAACGAAAGATTGCAACCTTGCAGGAGAATCTGCAGGAGTCACAACAACTGGCCGTAACTCTGCAAAGGAAACTGCAGGAAGTTGAGCAACAGGTGGCGACCTTGCAGGAGAAGCTGCAGGAAACAGAGCGAcgggaggaggagaagaaccTTGCTGCCCAGGAAGTGAGGAGGAAGGAGGTGGAGCGGCGGCAGGAGCTGCTGGCTGTGGCTCATGAGGCCTTAGCTGAGAAGGATGCCGAGCTGGAGAAGAAAGCCGGGGAGATCAGCAG GCTGAAGCTGGAGGCTCAAGAGGAGGCGCAGCAGGTGAAGAGCCTCCGTCTGGAGCTTCAGAGGAAGGAGGATGACTCGTCCGACCTCAGAGAGAAGCTGGCTGACTACAGGAAGCAGGTCCAGCAGGTCCAGAAGGAG GTGTCGGCCATGAGAGCAGAGGAGACGGCCCTGAAGCAGAAGCTTTCTGACTCGGAAAAAACCAAGAAGCAGCTGCAGTCGGACCTGAGCAGCAGAGACAGAACCATCCAGCAGCTCAGAGCC GAGCAACAGGACTCTAAGGCTGCCCAGCTCTACCAGGAGGCCTGTAAAG agctgcaggCCAAGCAGCAGGTGATGGAGGACATGCGGCTGGCGCTGACGGAGCAGGAGGAGACGCAGCAGCAGATGGAGCAGGTCCTGGACGACAAGATGCGTCTGATGCAGGAGCTCTCTGCAG AGGTGGAGAAGCTGAAGGGGAAGCTGCTGGAGCAGAACAGAGGGTCCGGCCGACCTTCAGACGATCTCGGGCTGGCCAGAGACGAAGCTTCCCGAGCCCAGCAGAGCTTAAAG GTGTTGACAGAGAAACAGCAGGCTGAAcgcaggaagtggcaggaggagAAGCTGTCTCTGATTGGCCAGGCCAAAGAGGCAGAGGACAAGAGGAACCAAGAGATGAGGAAGTTTGCTGAAGACCGAGAGCGCTACTGTCGCCAGCAGAGCCTCCTG GAGTCCAGgctggaggagaaggaggcAGCCATGGAGAGCTGGAGGGCGGAGCGGGACACGCTGGTCGCCGCTCTGGAGGTACAGCTGCAGAAGCTGCTGGCCAGCCAGGCGGACAAAGACAAGCTCATcaaggagctgcagcagcagagcgcAGCATCACCAGCTGGG gcTAATGGTGGCCGTCGTTCTCTCAGAGTGGCAGAGCTGCAGGCAGCTCTAGTGGAGAAGGAAGCAGAGATCGAGCGGCTGAAGGAAAACCTccagaaaaacacagcagagcag aGTGACAGTTCTGCTCTGGCTAAGAAAGCAAAGGCTGAACCGCTGCAGCCAGAGAGGAGGGAGACAAGATCGTCTGCCAGCAGTCGG GGTTCGTCCGGCTTCCCCTCGGTGCTGGAGTCCTCCGAGGTTTCCACGGAAACGGGCCGGACGAGCCGCTTCCCCCGGCCGGAGTTGGAGATCTCGTTCAGCCCGCTGCAGCCCAACCGCCTGGCGCTGCGGCGGCAGGGCGACGACAGCGCCGTCACCGTCAAGATCAGCCGGACTGGACGCAAGAGGAAGAGCGGCGAGATGGAGAAG tctCACATTTTCAGGAGGACTAAGAGACGAACAGCACGCCAG GAGGAAGTGGAGACGGAGAACCGGAGGAACACCAGAACCAAACTCACACCAAAGCTGAGCCCACGGACAGAGGAG AGCGCTACCTCCCAGAGCAGCCTCCGCAGCAGGAAGGACGGCACGCTGCAGAAGATCGGAGACTTCCTGCAGAGGTCCCCGACCGTGCTGGGCTCTGGAG CCAAGAAGATGATGAGCCTGGTCAGCGGCCGTGTGGATGCCCAGtcagcctcttcctcctcttcctcctcttcccccCTCCGTTTGACGACCaagaggagcagaaagaaaCTCTACAGGCCTGAAATCTCCTGCCCCATGGAAATGCCCTCCCACCCG ATTATTAACCAGGAGACGAAGGACGGCGACGGCAGCCAGCAGATCAAGCTGCGCCTCCGCTCCAGAGTGGCTAAATGCTAG
- the kif20ba gene encoding kinesin-like protein KIF20B isoform X12 — MTDSCLNQTDLRRLAEDGKNKLSAEFIPSPELPHSCMEDKEHLQVYLRIRPLTSAERSNGESQDCVAMETPDTVLLKPPSLSLLARLSSDKSLPQTGQRFQFSRVYGPETTQSELFEGTVKDLVKNVLEGENSLIFTYGITNSGKTFTFLGPDSEAEAGILPRALHLIFSSIGDNVFQGLSVKPHRCREFLALSRQQQADEALFKNSLLKQLRENEKSSSSLQNATSKTWFEAVCRVLEGLLSAGSTAPQPSTAAQDRIILDVKPNTKFSVWVSFCEIYNENILDLLEVAQSGALRRPALRLAQDANSNSYVKDLRWVQVSSAEEAFRVVKLGRRNQSFSSTRLNQLSSRSHSIFSIRILSVEDSDPPRVHTISELCLCDLAGSERCAKTQNKGERLKEAGNINASLLSLGKCIKALRYNQQAKLLQHIPFRESKLTHYLQGFFCGRGRACMIVNINQCASMYDETLNVLKFSAVAQKVVVLISRPLPAVASCSDSSSFRASGRRSAGWETSLEDVLEDEEEEEEEEEDSVMEDTMDQTTNGGEEEEVINKGMHEQQVALLRQLQVQLKMERSENLLLEARVREEISREFSELFSDMQKDYDERLVREREILEERGERRLEIFKNLVKNLSSAGCSSDSVTMDRFLSCQASELPGASHFSLGSGPTEKKPEDDQNHEHRADEAEEKKWLLLQLQEKSVQVAQLEQQLEDLKKKTELGSQNSSDRGKDKDQLQEALTALQKEQTKREELMAALEYQTLGKEEALASLQEERRAREEVQSALEESRRQQQEPRVAEQVEVQTAVHLQPAVEELEEKIQDQSYQIHVLTEELQQLKQLHTPVFSYSDGVDIQLWKEVSELSKRLEEEKKRSETKQKLIQQLDEERKQREAAIEQQVRELQRKLEEQEELRVQLESQREASNQEAEQLHLKLRLQQEAAEKLRDDLREAELHSNTASTSAEDLHRVNSDLRKEITSLKEEASSEMEQMRREKDRQLEEKLAEMERRSAEREAELLEELQEAERKVATLQENLHQSEQKVATLLKNLHQSEQKVATLQEAEQKVATLQENLHQSEQKVATLQEAEQKVATLQENLHQSEQKVVTLQETLHQSEQKVATLLKNLHQSEQKVATLQENLHQSEQKVVNLQETLHQSEQKVATLQEAERKIATLQENLQESQQLAVTLQRKLQEVEQQVATLQEKLQETERREEEKNLAAQEVRRKEVERRQELLAVAHEALAEKDAELEKKAGEISRLKLEAQEEAQQVKSLRLELQRKEDDSSDLREKLADYRKQVQQVQKEVSAMRAEETALKQKLSDSEKTKKQLQSDLSSRDRTIQQLRAEQQDSKAAQLYQEACKELQAKQQVMEDMRLALTEQEETQQQMEQVLDDKMRLMQELSAEVEKLKGKLLEQNRGSGRPSDDLGLARDEASRAQQSLKVLTEKQQAERRKWQEEKLSLIGQAKEAEDKRNQEMRKFAEDRERYCRQQSLLESRLEEKEAAMESWRAERDTLVAALEVQLQKLLASQADKDKLIKELQQQSAASPAGANGGRRSLRVAELQAALVEKEAEIERLKENLQKNTAEQSDSSALAKKAKAEPLQPERRETRSSASSRGSSGFPSVLESSEVSTETGRTSRFPRPELEISFSPLQPNRLALRRQGDDSAVTVKISRTGRKRKSGEMEKSHIFRRTKRRTARQEEVETENRRNTRTKLTPKLSPRTEESATSQSSLRSRKDGTLQKIGDFLQRSPTVLGSGAKKMMSLVSGRVDAQSASSSSSSSSPLRLTTKRSRKKLYRPEISCPMEMPSHPIINQETKDGDGSQQIKLRLRSRVAKC; from the exons ATGACTGACTCCTGCCTGAACCAGACTGACCTACGAAGACTCGCTGAAGATGGGAAAAATAAACTCTCAGCAGAGTTCATCCCCTCACCAGAACTACCG cATTCCTGCATGGAGGATAAAGAACACCTGCAGGTTTACCTCAGAATCCGACCCTTGACCTCAGCAGAAAGAAGCAATGGAGAGTCACAG gactgtgttgccatggaaaccccAGATACGGTTCTCCTGAAGCCTCCCAGTCTGTCCCTTTTGGCCCGGCTCAGCAGTGATAAATCCCTTCCTCAGACCGGCCAGCGCTTCCAGTTCTCCAGG GTTTACGGCCCAGAAACGACACAAAGTGAGCTGTTTGAAGGCACCGTCAAAGATCTGGTCAAAAATGTCCTGGAAGGAGAAAACTCTCTGATTTTCACCTATGGAATCACCAACTCTGGGAAGACCTTCACGTTCCTCG GTCCCGACTCTGAAGCTGAAGCTGGAATCCTGCCCCGGGCGCTGCACCTCATCTTCAGCAGCATCGGTGACAATGTGTTCCAGGGCCTGAGCGTCAAGCCGCACCGCTGCAGGGAGTTCCTGGCTCTGAGCCGCCAGCAGCAGGCCGACGAGGCGCTGTTCAAGAACAGCCTGCTCAAACAACTCAGAGAG aatgagaagagcagcagcagcctgcagAACGCGACCAGCAAGACTTGGTTTGAAG ctgtcTGTAGGGTTTTAGAAGGTCTGTTGTCTGCAGGCTCCACGGCGCCGCAGCCCAGTACTGCAGCCCAAGACAGAATCATCCTGGACGTCAAACCCAACACCAAGTTCTCCGTCTGGGTCTCCTTCTGTGAGATCTACAACGAGAACATCCTCGACCTCCTGGAGGTGGCACAGAGCGGGGCGCTGCGCAGGCCGGCTCTGCGGCTGGCACAGGACGCCAACAGCAACTCCTACGTGAAAG ATCTACGCTGGGTCCAGGTGAGCAGTGCTGAGGAGGCGTTCAGAGTGGTGAAACTGGGCCGGAGGAACCAGAGCTTCTCCTCCACCCGCCTCAACCAACTCTCCAGCAGGAG TCACAGCATCTTCTCCATCCGGATTCTGAGCGTAGAGGACAGCGACCCGCCCAGAGTCCACACCATCAGCGA GTTGTGTCTGTGTGACCTGGCTGGCTCCGAGCGATGTGCCAAGACTCAGAACAAAGGAGAGCGCCTGAAGGAGGCAGGAAACATCAACGCCTCACTGCTCAGCTTGGGGAAGTGCATCAAAGCTCTACGCTACAACCAGCAGGCCAA GCTGCTGCAGCACATTCCCTTCAGGGAGAGCAAGCTCACACACTACCTGCAGGGCTTCTTCTGCGGCCGGGGCAGAGCCTGCATGATTGTCAACATCAACCAGTGCGCCTCCATGTACGACGAGACCCTCAACGTCCTCAAGTTCTCCGCCGTGGCCCAGAAG GTGGTCGTCCTGATCTCCAGGCCGCTCCCTGCCGTCGCGTCCTGCAGTGACTCCTCCTCCTTCAGAGCCTCAGGGAGGAGGAGCGCCGGCTGGGAGACCAGTCTGGAGGACGTTctggaggatgaggaggaggaggaggaggaagaagaagacagtGTCATGGAGGACACTATGGATCAGACGACCAacggaggagaagaagaggaagtcATCAACAAAGGGATGCATGAG cagcaggtggcGCTGTTGAGGCAACTGCAGGTCCAGCTGAAGATGGAGCGCTCGGAGAACCTGCTGCTGGAGGCCCGGGTCAGAGAGGAGATCAGTCGCGAGTTCTCAGAGCTGTTCTCCGACATGCAGAAGGACTACGA tgagCGCCTGGTCAGGGAGAGGGAGATCCTGGAGGAGCGAGGTGAAAGGAGGCTGGAGATCTTCAAGAACCTGGTCAAGAACTTGTCCTCAGCTGGCTGCAGCTCGGACTCGGTCACCATG GACAGATTTCTGAGCTGTCAGGCCTCTGAGCTGCCAGGTGCATCTCACTTCAGCCTCGGATCCGGACCGACTGAAAAGAAACCTGAAGACGATCAGAACCACGAGCACAGAG ctgatgaagcagaagaaaagaaatggctTCTTCTTCAGCTCCAGGAAAAGTCAGTGCAGGTGGCCCAGttggagcagcagctggaggacctgaagaagaagacagaacTGGGCTCACAGAACAGCTCTGATCGAGGCAAAGATAAAGATCAGCTCCAG GAAGCTCTGACTGCGCTTCAGAAGGAGCAGACGAAGAGAGAGGAGCTGATGGCTGCGCTGGAGTACCAGACTCTGGGGAAGGAGGAGGCGCTGGCCTCCCTCCAGGAGGAGCGCAGAGCCAGGGAGGAGGTGCAGTCTGCTCTGGAGGAGAGCcggcggcagcagcaggagcCCCGAGTGGCGGAGCAGGTGGAGGTGCAGACTGCAGTCCACCTGCAGCCTgctgtggaggagctggaggagaagatCCAGGATCAGTCCTACCAGATCCACGTCCTcacagaggagctgcagcagctaaaGCAGCTGCACACGCCTGTTTTCTCTTACTCTGACGGCGTCGACATCCAGCTGTGGAAGGAAGTCTCTGAGCTCAGCAagaggctggaggaggagaagaagaggagcgAGACGAAGCAGAAACTCATCCAGCAGCTggatgaggagaggaaacaaagAGAGGCCGCAATAGAGCAGCAGGTCAGagagctgcagaggaagctTGAGGAGCAGGAAGAACTGCGAGTCCAGCTGGAATCCCAACGGGAAGCGTCCAATCAGGAAGCAGAGCAGCTGCATCTGAAGCTCAGActgcagcaggaagctgcagagaaactgagAGACGACCTGAGAGAAGCTGAGCTCCACAGCAACACCGCCTCAACCAGCGCTGAAGACCTGCACAGGGTGAACTCTGACCTCCGGAAGGAGATCACGTCCCTGAAGGAAGAGGCTTCCTCTGAGATGGAGCAGATGAGACGAGAGAAGGACCggcagctggaggagaagcTGGCTGAGATGGAGAGAAGATCTGCTGAGAGGGAAgcagagctgctggaggagctgcaggaagcAGAGCGAAAG GTCGCGACCCTGCAGGAGAACCTGCATCAGTCAGAGCAAAAGGTTGCGACCCTGCTGAAGAATCTGCATCAGTCAGAGCAAAAGGTTGCGACCCTGCAGGAAGCAGAGCAAAAGGTCGCGACCCTGCAGGAGAACCTGCATCAGTCAGAGCAAAAGGTTGCGACCCTGCAGGAAGCAGAGCAAAAGGTCGCGACCCTGCAGGAGAACCTGCATCAGTCAGAGCAAAAGGTCGTGACCCTGCAGGAGACCCTGCATCAGTCAGAGCAAAAGGTTGCGACCCTGCTGAAGAATCTGCATCAGTCAGAGCAAAAG GTCGCGACCCTGCAGGAGAACCTGCATCAGTCAGAGCAAAAGGTTGTGAACCTGCAGGAGACCCTGCATCAGTCAGAGCAAAAGGTCGCAACCCTGCAGGAGGCAGAACGAAAGATTGCAACCTTGCAGGAGAATCTGCAGGAGTCACAACAACTGGCCGTAACTCTGCAAAGGAAACTGCAGGAAGTTGAGCAACAGGTGGCGACCTTGCAGGAGAAGCTGCAGGAAACAGAGCGAcgggaggaggagaagaaccTTGCTGCCCAGGAAGTGAGGAGGAAGGAGGTGGAGCGGCGGCAGGAGCTGCTGGCTGTGGCTCATGAGGCCTTAGCTGAGAAGGATGCCGAGCTGGAGAAGAAAGCCGGGGAGATCAGCAG GCTGAAGCTGGAGGCTCAAGAGGAGGCGCAGCAGGTGAAGAGCCTCCGTCTGGAGCTTCAGAGGAAGGAGGATGACTCGTCCGACCTCAGAGAGAAGCTGGCTGACTACAGGAAGCAGGTCCAGCAGGTCCAGAAGGAG GTGTCGGCCATGAGAGCAGAGGAGACGGCCCTGAAGCAGAAGCTTTCTGACTCGGAAAAAACCAAGAAGCAGCTGCAGTCGGACCTGAGCAGCAGAGACAGAACCATCCAGCAGCTCAGAGCC GAGCAACAGGACTCTAAGGCTGCCCAGCTCTACCAGGAGGCCTGTAAAG agctgcaggCCAAGCAGCAGGTGATGGAGGACATGCGGCTGGCGCTGACGGAGCAGGAGGAGACGCAGCAGCAGATGGAGCAGGTCCTGGACGACAAGATGCGTCTGATGCAGGAGCTCTCTGCAG AGGTGGAGAAGCTGAAGGGGAAGCTGCTGGAGCAGAACAGAGGGTCCGGCCGACCTTCAGACGATCTCGGGCTGGCCAGAGACGAAGCTTCCCGAGCCCAGCAGAGCTTAAAG GTGTTGACAGAGAAACAGCAGGCTGAAcgcaggaagtggcaggaggagAAGCTGTCTCTGATTGGCCAGGCCAAAGAGGCAGAGGACAAGAGGAACCAAGAGATGAGGAAGTTTGCTGAAGACCGAGAGCGCTACTGTCGCCAGCAGAGCCTCCTG GAGTCCAGgctggaggagaaggaggcAGCCATGGAGAGCTGGAGGGCGGAGCGGGACACGCTGGTCGCCGCTCTGGAGGTACAGCTGCAGAAGCTGCTGGCCAGCCAGGCGGACAAAGACAAGCTCATcaaggagctgcagcagcagagcgcAGCATCACCAGCTGGG gcTAATGGTGGCCGTCGTTCTCTCAGAGTGGCAGAGCTGCAGGCAGCTCTAGTGGAGAAGGAAGCAGAGATCGAGCGGCTGAAGGAAAACCTccagaaaaacacagcagagcag aGTGACAGTTCTGCTCTGGCTAAGAAAGCAAAGGCTGAACCGCTGCAGCCAGAGAGGAGGGAGACAAGATCGTCTGCCAGCAGTCGG GGTTCGTCCGGCTTCCCCTCGGTGCTGGAGTCCTCCGAGGTTTCCACGGAAACGGGCCGGACGAGCCGCTTCCCCCGGCCGGAGTTGGAGATCTCGTTCAGCCCGCTGCAGCCCAACCGCCTGGCGCTGCGGCGGCAGGGCGACGACAGCGCCGTCACCGTCAAGATCAGCCGGACTGGACGCAAGAGGAAGAGCGGCGAGATGGAGAAG tctCACATTTTCAGGAGGACTAAGAGACGAACAGCACGCCAG GAGGAAGTGGAGACGGAGAACCGGAGGAACACCAGAACCAAACTCACACCAAAGCTGAGCCCACGGACAGAGGAG AGCGCTACCTCCCAGAGCAGCCTCCGCAGCAGGAAGGACGGCACGCTGCAGAAGATCGGAGACTTCCTGCAGAGGTCCCCGACCGTGCTGGGCTCTGGAG CCAAGAAGATGATGAGCCTGGTCAGCGGCCGTGTGGATGCCCAGtcagcctcttcctcctcttcctcctcttcccccCTCCGTTTGACGACCaagaggagcagaaagaaaCTCTACAGGCCTGAAATCTCCTGCCCCATGGAAATGCCCTCCCACCCG ATTATTAACCAGGAGACGAAGGACGGCGACGGCAGCCAGCAGATCAAGCTGCGCCTCCGCTCCAGAGTGGCTAAATGCTAG